A window of Bacteroidales bacterium genomic DNA:
TTAGTTTCTGCATTTGATTACGTAATATCTGACAACACATACAGAGACGCATATATAAATTGGGATTTAACCGTAAAAAAAATAGATGAGTCATCAAAAGAATGGTTCAAAACTCCAAGTGTAATATTAACACAAGGTTTTATTGGTCGCTCTGAAGAGGGCTGCCCTATTACATTAGGCAGAGAAGGCTCCGACTTTTCAGCATCAATTTTTGCATTCGCATTAAACGCAAAAGAAGTAATTATTTGGAAAGATGTTCCCGGCATAATGAATGCTGACCCAAAACTCATTCCATCTGCTTGTCCAATAGAGCATATATCGTATAGAGAAGCTGTGGAATTAGCTTATTATGGCGCAACGGTTATCCATCCAAAAACAATAAAACCATTAGAAAATAAAAATATTCCTTTGCGTGTAAAATCTTTCTTAAATCCTGATGGAAAAGGCACTTTGATAGACAGAAAAAGAGCTGATGATGCCAAAGTTTCTTCATTTATTTTCAAATTCAATCAGGTTCTGCTTTCGGTTTTACCACACGATTTTTCATTTATAAATGAGAGAAATTTAAGTGAGATTTTTTCTTTATTTTCAAGAAATAATATTAGAATAAACATAATGCAAAATAGTGCAATTAGTTTTTCAGTATGTTTTGACCACGAACCAGCAAAATTATCCATTCTAATAAAAGACTTGCAAGAAAACTTTAAAGTACGCTATAATGAGCGTGTAGATTTAATTACAATACGCAATTACACCGAAAACTCTGCTGATGAATTTATCAAAGGCAGAAAAGTTTTTTTAGAGCAAAAATCTAGAAGCACTTGGCAATTAATTGTTGGAAAGATATAAATCTAATTTATTTTTTGTAATTTAGTGGGATAATTTATTTTTTATGAAACCAGAAATTATTCAAGAACTATTTGAACAGCATGGTGGTGTTTTTATGACTACTGCTGCTAAAATTGCTAAAAAATTAGAAAACATACATGGATTTTTGTTCGATTGGGATGGTGTTTTTAATAGTGGAAAAAAAGGAACTGACTTCCCAACCACATACAGCGAAACCGACAGTTTTGGTGTAAATTTATTACGTTTTAGCTATTGGCTGCGATATAAAAAAATTCCATTTATGGGATTGGTAACAAATCAAATAAGCGACTCTGCTTTTGATTTGGCAAAACGCGAAAACTATAACGCAGTGTATGTTTCCTTTAGATCTCAAAAAGAAGTTATTTCGCACATAACCGATACATTTAGCTTACGCCCATCTCAAGTAGCTTTTGTAATGGACGATGTATTAGATTTAAGCGGGGCAGAACTAGCTGGACTCAGCTTTATGGTTGGAAGAAAATCAAGTCCTTTGTTTATGAATTATATTCAACAAAATGATTTAGTTGATTATATAAGCTTTCAACGAGGCGATTTGAATGCAGTGCGAGAATTATGCGAATTAATCATCGGACTAAGTGGAAACTACGAAACAACCATTGAGCAACGAGTTGCAGTAAGTGATGAATTCTTGGCTTTTAAAGAAAACAGAGAAGAGATTGAGTCAAAATTTTATCACAAAGTTGACCGCAAAATAATAGAAACAGCTATTTAAAAAAACGCTATTTTACTATTTTCATTTCATCAAGCAAATACCCTGCTCCAGCATATTTGTCAATAACCCACAAACAATAGCGAATATCTACTGAAATATTCCTACATTTACTTGGGTCAAACATAAGATCGCTCATAGTGCCTTCCCAGACTCTATCAAAGTTTATACCTACAATTTCTCCATTTGCATTTAAAACGGGACTTCCGCTGTTTCCGCCTGTTGTATGATTTGTTGCAATAAAGCCAGTATGCAAAGTGCCGTCAGCATCAGCATATTGTCCAAATTGTTTTTCTTCTAGCATTTTTCTAACTTTGCTATTTAAGTAATAATCTTGATTTACACCGTCTTCCTTTTCAAGAACTCCATCTGTTGTAGTAAAATAGGAATAATTTATACCATCTGCAGCCTGAAATCCTCTAATATTACCATAAGCAACCCTCAAAGTGCTGTTTGCATCAGGATAAAAGCGTTCATTATTATCATTAATTAGCTTTTTCACATACACATAAACCCGATACAAACTATCAAGTTTTTTCGAATAAATTCTTTGCCCTTCACTAATTTTATTAAAATACATATCGAAAAGATCAATAGACATATTATAAAGTGGGTCTTTCGCGGCTTCCTTTGCAGCTTTTGAAGGTTTTAAATCAAGGAATTTTAAATTTTTCTCTTTTGATGTGAAATTGCTTTTGTCATACGCATAATCCATTGCGTTTTTCCAATTACTTTTCCACTTTGCCTTCATCAATAAAAAAGATTTTGGTAAAAAACCCATTGGCATATTTTCTACGACAGGCATTAACATTATTGCTATGTCTCGGTCTATATTTACATTATAGCTATTAAAAAAGCCCTCAACAGATTTTTGCAATCGTTCTTTTTCTGTTTCTATCAATGGCGATTTTGGGTCAGTTGCGCATTTGTCAACGTAAGCTCTGAAATTATAAATAAATTTTATTGCTTCAATACTATACACTCCTTCAAGGAAATATATGTAAGCAAGCGAATATGGTTTGTATTTTTCATACGTATCTTGCATTTCGGGCAGAAGATTTTTATATTTTTCAAAAAGCTCATTATTCGCTTTTAATTTTTCAACGAACTCTTTTTCTTGTGCTTTTTTTCTTTCAATTCCATTCCACTGCCTAATTCCCTTGCTCTCACCTATCATTTTTTTCCAATAATTCCCAACTCCAGCGTGTTTGCTTGCATATTGAATTCTTATAGCTGGGTCTTGCTTCATATAATTTTCCATAATATCCATGCGAGATCTACGCATTTTTATCGCAATAGGATTTTCGTCTTCCGTAATCATTTTAACACCATCTGAAATTGTGAAATGCTCTGTCGTTCCAGGATATCCAAACACAAAAGTAAAGTCATTTTCTTTTACACCTTTCAATGAAATAGGGAAAACATATTTTGGCTTGTATGGCACATTTTCCTTAGAATAAGCGGCAGGCTTGTTTTCCTTATTCGTATAAATTCTAAACAAAGAAAAATCGCCCGTATGCCTTGGCCACATCCAGTTGTCTGTGTCGCCACCAAACTTTCCGATACATGAAGGTGGAGCACCAACTAATCGCACATCGTTAAAAACCTCAAAAACTATCAGATAAAATTCATTTCCATAATAAAATGGCTTTACTTGAGCTTTATATCCATTTCCGCTCGTGGCTTCTTCAACAATAATCGCACTTTCCTTGGATATGGCTGCATCTCTTTCTGTTTCAGTCATATTCTCGGTAATCTTGCTTTTTATACGCTCCGTAACATCTTCCATTCTAACTAAGATTGTTGCTGTAAGCCCAGGACAAGGCAGTTCTTGTTCCTTACTCATTGCCCAAAATCCATCAGTTAAATAATCATTTTCTACTGAACTATGGCTTTGTATCTGACCATAACCGCAATGATGATTTGTTAAAATTAAGCCGTTTTCGCTAATTATTTCCGCTGTACAACCTCTGCCGAAAAGGACTACTGCATCTTTCATGCTGCTTTTATTTACAGAATAAATATCTTCTGCTGAAAGTTTAAACCCCATTGAAGTCATTTCTTTTTCATTTAAAGACTGCAACAGCAATGGCAACCACATTCCTTCATCAGCAAATGAGCGGAATAGTGAGCATAAAAAGAAAAATAAAAAGAAAATTGATTTAATACGCATAAGTTTTTTTTGCTAAAATACAGAAAAATATAATATTATAAAAATGGATTTCAATG
This region includes:
- a CDS encoding S46 family peptidase, with amino-acid sequence MRIKSIFFLFFFLCSLFRSFADEGMWLPLLLQSLNEKEMTSMGFKLSAEDIYSVNKSSMKDAVVLFGRGCTAEIISENGLILTNHHCGYGQIQSHSSVENDYLTDGFWAMSKEQELPCPGLTATILVRMEDVTERIKSKITENMTETERDAAISKESAIIVEEATSGNGYKAQVKPFYYGNEFYLIVFEVFNDVRLVGAPPSCIGKFGGDTDNWMWPRHTGDFSLFRIYTNKENKPAAYSKENVPYKPKYVFPISLKGVKENDFTFVFGYPGTTEHFTISDGVKMITEDENPIAIKMRRSRMDIMENYMKQDPAIRIQYASKHAGVGNYWKKMIGESKGIRQWNGIERKKAQEKEFVEKLKANNELFEKYKNLLPEMQDTYEKYKPYSLAYIYFLEGVYSIEAIKFIYNFRAYVDKCATDPKSPLIETEKERLQKSVEGFFNSYNVNIDRDIAIMLMPVVENMPMGFLPKSFLLMKAKWKSNWKNAMDYAYDKSNFTSKEKNLKFLDLKPSKAAKEAAKDPLYNMSIDLFDMYFNKISEGQRIYSKKLDSLYRVYVYVKKLINDNNERFYPDANSTLRVAYGNIRGFQAADGINYSYFTTTDGVLEKEDGVNQDYYLNSKVRKMLEEKQFGQYADADGTLHTGFIATNHTTGGNSGSPVLNANGEIVGINFDRVWEGTMSDLMFDPSKCRNISVDIRYCLWVIDKYAGAGYLLDEMKIVK
- a CDS encoding aspartate kinase, which gives rise to MSSRILVFKFGGASVKDSSAVRNVASILRRYEGKNILVILSAMGKTTNALEGVHLCYTLNNTKEALERISESKNYHYQILNDLFSPEHPIFSTIDNLFANLVLELDLAPEPLFDKSYDRIVSYGERIATAILNAFLVESNIPSKLVSAFDYVISDNTYRDAYINWDLTVKKIDESSKEWFKTPSVILTQGFIGRSEEGCPITLGREGSDFSASIFAFALNAKEVIIWKDVPGIMNADPKLIPSACPIEHISYREAVELAYYGATVIHPKTIKPLENKNIPLRVKSFLNPDGKGTLIDRKRADDAKVSSFIFKFNQVLLSVLPHDFSFINERNLSEIFSLFSRNNIRINIMQNSAISFSVCFDHEPAKLSILIKDLQENFKVRYNERVDLITIRNYTENSADEFIKGRKVFLEQKSRSTWQLIVGKI
- a CDS encoding phosphatase, which translates into the protein MKPEIIQELFEQHGGVFMTTAAKIAKKLENIHGFLFDWDGVFNSGKKGTDFPTTYSETDSFGVNLLRFSYWLRYKKIPFMGLVTNQISDSAFDLAKRENYNAVYVSFRSQKEVISHITDTFSLRPSQVAFVMDDVLDLSGAELAGLSFMVGRKSSPLFMNYIQQNDLVDYISFQRGDLNAVRELCELIIGLSGNYETTIEQRVAVSDEFLAFKENREEIESKFYHKVDRKIIETAI